GCGGTAATAATACTGTGTCACCTGGGTTTACAAATAAATCACCAATTAATGATAAACCATGTGTTAAGGCGTTCGTCACGATAGGTAAACTCATCGCTTCTTTCGTTAAGTCAGGATTCTCTTTTAACATTTTTTGTTGCCAAAGTTCACGTAATTCAGCCAAACCTTGTGGCGGGGCATAAGCAAAAACTTCATCTGTCGTTAAATGATCAAACATGCCATATAACGTCTCAGTGTACATTTTACCTTCAGCTGTTGTAGCCATACCGATTGTCGCGTTATATTTTGTCGCTTTGGCTTCAGCAGATTGTGTCAAAATGCCTTTTGGATAATACATATTGGTTCCAAGGTCGGAAAGCATATCTAGGACGACTGGGTTTTCTTCACTTAACTGTTCGTTTAATTGTAGCGCTAAAGGGTTCATAGGATTCGACCTCTTTCTATTTTTTCATCATATACGTCTATCATACAGTGAATAACAATAAATTTAAAGAATAGACTGAGAGAAAATTCAACTTAAAAGTGCAAAATAAGAACACATGTTCGGTATTTTGTGTTAAAATAAATATAGCCACCACTCCCTACATTTTTGGCACTTTATAAGAAAACGGTTTCTAAAAGTAGGAGGTGTTTAATCATGTCGTGGACAGAATTTTGGATGTTATTAATTAATGGTGGCATTCTCATTATTTTTAGGTGTTGGGTCGAATCGAAGTGGAGAAGACGAGATCGGGAAAAACAGCAAAAAGATGATTCAACACATTCATGAAATAAGGCCCAACAAACAAAAGCCCCAAACTTGCGGCAACAAGTTTGGGGTATTTAATCATGTGTGGATACACTATTATTTTATCACCTTCACAATTTGGAGGCAAACGATTTATTTACGAAAGATATGTAATGTGTAGATCGTAAGCTTTAGATTGGGCATGAAAGAATTCATCGCTACGAGTTCGTGAAGTACTGTTGACAAATGGCTCAACTTTTTCTAATGTTTGAATCAGCAATTAATAAAAAGGAGAATCCAATGAAACATTTAACGAAAATTTTTGTCATAATTGCGTTATTAATTTTTGTTATTGGCATCGTTTTACAGTTTTTAGGGGAAGAAACGTCAGCCATTAAGCTGTTTATCGCGACCATTTTATTTATGATTTGTGCCTTTATTAGCCGTCATAATGATCGAAAAAAGCAACGTTAAGCAATTAAATACATTGAATTTGATGAAATGTAATGTAAAAAAGTTTAAAATTTTAAATATAACAAGTTGATAGTTGTTTTCTATCGGATGATTTTGTTATGTTTACGAGTGTTGACCATTTTCTATACATGGTAAATGTTTTTGGGAGAAATGTATAGTTGTGGGAAAGAGAAGTATTCGCACTCAGTACATAGGTGTGTCGTCATTTAAAACACGAATTCAGTCTATATTTAATGATAAAGGGCAGTTTTACAAAAAGTGCAGTCGAACATATACATATCTCACATGTTTTGACTGATCGATACTATTTAACAGGATGCGCTATTAAGACGATAGTGAGTTGCTCAAGGTTTAGTGAGCCAAACTTTATGATAAGTCATCGCAAGCATATGAGTAAAGTCATTTCAAATGTAACATCTAATCAATAAACAGGAGGATTCGTGGATGGAATTGAAACAAATCACCAAACAATATGGCAACAATACTGTCATTGATCGCGTTGATTTTGCATTTAATGATAGTAAAATTGTTGGATTAATTGGTAAAAATGGTGTTGGGAAAACAACATTAATGAAAATTATGAATGGCAATATTATTAATTACCAAGGAAGTGTTCAAGTAGCAAATAACGATAAAATCGGTTATTTAATTGAACATCCGAAACTTTACGATAATAAATCAGGTCTATACAATCTAAAGCTTTTTGCACAAGTTTTAGGTACAGGTTTTGATGAAGCGTATACGAACCATATTATCAAAGCATTCGGTATGGAATCCTATATTAAGAAAAAAGTGAAAAAATATTCAATGGGGATGAAACAAAAACTGGCTATCGCTGTTTCTCTTATGAATAAACCGAAATTTTTAATTTTAGATGAGCCCACAAATGGTATGGATCCAGATGGTTCAATCGACGTCTTAAAAACGATTGAACAACTCGTACAACAATTAAACATGAAAATTCTCATTTCGAGTCATAAATTAGAAGATATTGAACTCATTTGTGACCGTGCTGTCTTTTTAAGAGACGGTCATTTTGTTCAAGACGTGAATATGGCTGAAGGTCAATCCACAGATCAAACGATGATTCAAGTGGACCCTGATGACTTTGAACAAGCATTATATTATTTAACTGATCACTTTAAAGTCGTACAATCACAGAAAGAATCAGGAGAAATTATCTTAAATGTGCAAAGCGATTATCGCAATTTCCTTAAAGGATTAGCACAAAAAGGTATTTTTCCACAATATATTGAAACACGTAAAGTATCATTACGCGACACTTATTTCAATATTAATCAACGAGGTGGTCAATCATGAATATATTGCAATTGTTCAAGTTCGACATCGTGAGTATTTTAAAAAGTCCGCTGACTTATTTAGCGATTCTTCTCGGTATTGCGCCATTGCTCATTACAGTCATTATTTTAGTCACGAACGATAATCCGATAAATGCAAATACAATGTTTAGTGTTGGAAAATGGTTCTTTTCACTCATCGGTTTACTATTTGTTATCAAAACGATTACACGTGATACTGCTCAAGGAACGATTCAACTCTTTTTAAATCAAACACAGAGCCGTATCGGTTATTTCGTTGCGAAAACTTTATCTATCATTTTCATCAGCATTTTCACAACAGCTGTTGTCGTTGTAGTCACATATTTAATTCAATGGTCAACTGATGGTAAAGATTTAGATAATGATCAGTCATGGAAATTACTCGTATTTTATTTAATTTTATTCTTCGTGTATGGACTATTACTGTTTTTGATTAACCTGATTGTTCAAAAACCAGCATTAGTGTATACACTCGGTATTTTATTGTTACTTTTATTACCAGTCGTCAAACCTTTTATTCCGCTTATTCCTGAAATTGGCGATAATATTCAAGATTCATTAAAGTATATTCCGTTTAGTTACTTAAGCGATAAGACTTTAAGCGATGGTGTGACGTTTACAAATTGGCAATGGGTCATTAATGTTGGATCCATCGTCGTATTATGGTTGGCGAACTTAGGTTTAATTGCGAAAAAAGATATTTAAAAAACACGCCTATTTTTATATAGTAACTTAATGATTGCTACTGGGCTCTCGCGCTACAAGAGGCTGACTAGACTTCTCAAAAGCACAGGCGTTGGGAAGTCAGGTCGCTTCTGTGTTAAATCGTAGCCACACGCAAAAGGAAAAAATTTTAATCTATATTTCAATACCTCAAGCGACTCGCACCCTGGCTAGCAATCAAATGTATCACTCTACTTCAAAAGTGGGGTGATTTTTTATGCTTTTAAAATGTAACATCTTGTGTATTGACACGCCTTACTTTTGAGGTCGTGTCGTCCTTAATTTCTAAGGTTGGTACTGAAATCATTCGATGACTTCTAATCTTGTAAAATTAAAAAATGCTGCGTAAGCGTTTACATTTATGATTTTTTACTATAGAATACTTGTATACAAGTTAGGGGTGATGAGATGGAAATTCCTAAACAATGGTTGACGTATTTATCAAAAGGGGAGGCCATAGCTGCTGCTTTACGTTTAAGTATCATAAGTGGGGAACGCACAACGCAAAAATTACTGACTGAAAACCAAGTGGCAAATGAGTTTCAAGTGAGTCGTTCGCCTGTGCGAGATGCGTTTAAAATTTTAGCACAAGAGCGTTTAATTCGTTTGGAACGGATGGGGGCTGAAATTATTCCTTTTACAGATAAACAGCGGCAAGAATTAACTGATATTCGCCTGATGATTGAATCGTTTGCCTTTACGAAAGTCATTCAACGGTCTGATTGGATGGAAATTGTGCAATCAATGCAACAAGCGTTAGCGATGATGCAAGTGAACATCCAATATAAAGATGCTGCGAGTTTTGCGGAAAATGATTTGAAATTTCATGAGTTAATGGTTTTAGCGTGTGATCATCATTATTTAACGCATTTATGGCAACAAATTATGCCGACGATGTTATGTCTGAACTATATGAGTATGAAAAAGCGGATGGACGAGAATTTTGATGATTTTGAGCGCGTCATTCAAAACCATGAATTGTTTGTTACAGCGATTGCACAAAAAGATAGAAAGATGATGTATGAAGCGTTCGAAGCCAATTTTAATGATTTAAACAACGATATTGGCGCATTTTGGGCTCAGTAATATTAAAAGAAAGGTGTATCACTATGGAGAAATATATGATTGGTGTAGATATTGGAACGACCAGCACGAAAGCCGTGTTGTTTAATACTGATGGGGAAGTTCAACAAAAAGCACTGATAGAATACGCATTGCACACACCACGTGTCGATGTTTCAGAACAAGATCCAGATATTATCGTCAATGCAGTGACAGAAACCATTGCAGAAGTGGTGCGGAAAGGTGACGTGCCACATGAAGCGCTGCAATTTATTTCGCTCAGTGCGCAAATGCATAGTTTATTGCTTATAGATGAATTACAACGTCCAATGACCAAAAGCATGACATGGGCGGATAATCGTGCGCGTTTTGCTGCTGAAGATATACTGAATCATCACGACGGGTATGGCATTTATCAACGTACTGGAACACCGATACATGCGATGTCACCGTTAAGTAAATTATGGTGGTTAAAACAAGATGAAAATGAACTTTTTGAAGCGGCAACACGCTATGTCGATATTAAATCGTATGTTCTGTACCAATTGACTGGCGAATGGGTGATGGATGCTTCGATTGCGTCTGCTACAGGATTGTATCATTTACAAGATAAAACGTGGGATGAACAAGTGTTGGCGTTGCTTGATATTCCGGCTTCGAAATTACCAACACTCGTATCGACGACGCATCAACTGCACTTGAAAGATGACTATATCGCTGAAAAATTGGGCTTGCGTCGTGATTTGCCTATTATTGTCGGGGCGAGTGACGGTGTATTGTCGAATTTAGGCGTGAACAGTTTTGAGCCAGGAGATGTGGCCATTACGATTGGAACATCAGGTGCCATTCGTACAGTTGTCGACCATCCTGTCATTGATGAAAAAGGGCGTATCTTTTGTTATGTGCTCGATGATGAACATTATGTCATTGGTGGGCCGGTCAATAATGGTGGTGTCGTATTACGTTGGCTCCGTGATGAATTGTTAGCGAGCGAAATCGAGACGGCGAAACGATTAGGGATTGAAACGTATGATGTGATGTCTCGTATTGCACAAAATGTTCAACCAGGCGCGCAAGGTTTACTGTTCCATCCTTATTTAACAGGGGAACGTGCGCCATTATGGACATCTGATGCACGCGGTTCATTTATCGGATTGACTTTATCACATCAGAAAGAACATATGATTCGTGCAGTGATGGAAGGCGTATTATTCAATTTATATACTGTCTTTTTAGCATTAATTGAAGTCATTGGCACGTCACCGCAATCGATTAAAGCAACAGGTGGCTTCTCAAAAAGTCATTTATGGCGTCAAATGATGGCTGATATTTTTAATACTAATGTTGAAATACCAAAAAGTTATGAAAGTTCATGTCTCGGTGCCTGTGTTTTAGGATTAAAAGCACTCGGACAAATTGATAACTATGACATTGTGAAATCTTGGGTAGGTGCGACACATCAACATCAACCAGAGGCAGCGCATGTCGACGTCTATCAAAAATTGGCTTCTATCTTTATTCAAATTAGTAGAGATTTAAGTCCGTCATATCAAAAATTGGCACAATTTCAACGTGATTTAGAAAATAATAAAGAATAGAGGGGATCCGTATGTTTCAAGAAATTTGGCCATTGTTAAGTGTGGCTATTGCAATTATTGTGTTATTAATCTTAATTATGAAATTACAGTTAAATACATTTGTCGCACTGGTTATTACGGCAATGGTGACCGGCATTTTACTCGGGATGCCATTTGATAAAATTGTCGCAACGATCGAGACAGGTATGGGCGGTACATTAGGCCATATCGCATTGATTTTTGGGCTCGGTGCGATGCTAGGGAAGTTGCTCGCTGATGGTGGTGGCGCGACGCAAATTGCGGATACGTTAATTGCTAAACTCGGTAAAAAATATGTGCAGTGGGCGATGGTGATTGCTTCATTTATCATCGGGATTGCATTATTTTTCGAAGTCGGTCTTGTATTATTAATACCACTTGTCTTTACGATTGCGAAACGAATGAATGTATCTCAATTAAAAATCGGTATGCCTATGGTGACCGCGTTATCAGTCACACATGGATTCTTACCGCCACATCCAGGTCCAGTCGTTATCGCTAAAGAATTAGGCGCAAACATTGGAGAAGTTTTATTATACGGTTTTATTGTTGCAATACCTGTCACAATTATCGCGGGACCTGTATTTGCGAAAATGGCACCACGTTTAACACCAACAGCGTTTCAACGTGAAGGCGATATTTCATCATTAGGTGCAACGAAGTCCTTTAAAGATGAAGAATTGCCAAGTTTCGGATTAAGTACATTTACAGCATTATTACCTGTATTGCTTATGTTATTTGCGACACTTTGGCAACTGATTTCTGGGCATGAAGGCAAAGCGCACAATACACTTGAAAGTATCATTTACTTTATCGGTAGTGCAGGTACAGCTATGTTAATCGCAGTTGTCTTTGCGATTTTCAGCATGGGTATTCGTCGTGGTATCCCAACGAAACAGGTGATGAATACATTAACGCAAGCCATTTATCCGATTGGGATGATGCTGTTGATTATCGGAGCGGGTGGCGCATTCAAACAAGTGCTCATTGATGGAGGCGTTGGCGGTGCGATTGAAAAGATATTTACTGACGTGAATATTTCGCCAATTCTATTAGCATGGTTAGTCGCAGCCATTTTACGCCTTGCGCTCGGTTCAGCAACAGTAGCAGCGATTTCCACAACGGGCATCGTGTTACCGTTATTACAAACAGCAGATGTCAACTTAGCGCTCGTTGCATTAGCGATTGGAGCAGGGAGTATCTTCTGCTCTCATGTAAACGACGCAGGTTTCTGGATGTTCAAAGAGTATTTCGGATTAACAGTAAAAGAAACATTTTTAACATGGTCATTAATTGAAACGATTATTTCAGTGAGTGGACTCGTGTTCGTTCTGTTTATAAGTTTATTCGTATAAGCATTGTAAAAAGTAGAGGTTGGGACGTAGAAATTTTTTATGTCCCAACCCCATCTTTTTGATTAAACGAGTCGAGACATAATCGATTCATACACATCATGCCAAAATGATGCGTCTGTCAAATAACGCTCTCGAATCTTGAGATGTACTTCTTTTTGCTTCTCCTCAAAGCTCGGATCTGTTTTTTCCGGCAACGATGCTTTTCGTAAGTCCTCAACAAATTTTTGGACATTGCGTGCACGAGGCCCCCATACCGCTTTTTGTTCAAACTTCTCATTCATAAAAATATAAATAGGTATTGAACGGGACTTGCCATTTGTTAAATATTGATCAATTAAATCTGTGTTGTCATCACGATAAAATGCGCGAACCTCTAAATGGGCTTGTTCGGCAATATGTTTCAAAATAGGGTTATTCATCATTGCATCCCCACACCAATCCTCTGTAATGACGAGGACATATTTGTAGCCACTGTCTTTAATTTTTTTAATTCTCTCATCATCAGTCGGCATATCGAAATCTTTATAAATATTTAAGACTTCCGTTTGATTTTGTTCCATATCTTGAATGTACTGTTCGAAAGGTTTAGCTTCTGCGTAATAAGTTCTTAAATGTGCCATAAAATACCCCTCCTTTTTATTCATTATACCAGTGTATGATTTTGAAGAAAATTAAAAAGATTACGACAAATTAAGATTATGACATTTACAATACAAATATTCAAAAAGTGTTTAATTTTACAGCACAACTCCTTATAATTTGGGGTAATAATAGATTACTAAAAAAGGGGGGAGCTGCGGTGGATAAAATTACGTTTTTGAATGAATTAGAATATCAATTACATCGATTGCCGAATCATATCGTTGACGAAGTGATGAATGAGTATGAAAACCATTTTTATCGTGAAGGTTTAGATGGCAAATCAGATGAAGCCATCGTTAATGCTCTCGATACACCGAAACAAATCGCGAAGCAACGTTATGCGAAATATGCAGTCAAAAATGCTGAAAAGAAACCGGATGTGACGCATTTAGTCCGTGCGGTATTTGCAACGATTGGCATGAGCATGATTACATTGTTTTTTATTGTGATTCCGCTCTTTTTTGTAGGCTTACTTCTACTCATAGGGACATTTCTCGCTTTAGGCATGTTGTTATCGCCATTGTTACTGTTGATTACAGATATTTGGTCAGGGATGTTTTCTTTTTCCCTCAGCAATTACTTGTATAGTTTTGCTTATTTAGGACTTGGCATGATGTTTATCGTCATCATTGTTAAACTGATTGCTGCTATTAGAAAATTACTGATTAAATATTTAAAATGGAATGTCAATTTTATTAAAAAAGGAACATCACAGTCATGAGAAAGTTATTCATATTTGGACTCAGTTGCTTTTTAATTTGTTTTATTTTAGGAACAGCCGTGTGGTTTGGTTTTGAAAAGAAAAAACAATCTGTTGAGAAAATCGATAAAACCTTTGAAAAAAATGCAATCAATCAAATCGTGATAAACGTTGATTCGACTAATATAAAAATGGTGCCGAGTGATGACTTTCACATCTCCTATGAAGGAAAACAAGATATGAAAGTTTCGAAACAAAGTCGCGTGCTGACCATTACTGAGATGAATCGCTCAGGGTTTCGAACGCCGAATCTCAATCCATTTAATAATTTAGAAGGGCAGCTTGAAATCGGTATTCCTCAAAATCAACTTAAAGAAATCGATCTTACATCGAATTTAGGCGCGATAGATATAGCAGATGTCAATGTTGATCACGCAACGATTTGGAATGGTGACAGTGGAGAATTGAATATTCATAATAGTGAGTTGACCCATTCTAAATTTAACGCCAATGAAACGCTTGTTAATATTGAAAACAGTCGCATAGATAAAAGTGAATTTAATATTAAACAAGGAAAAATTAACGGTGAAAAGACGCTACTCAAGAACAGTATTTTTAAGTTGAATAAGGGTGATATTCACTTAAAAGATATGCAAACGGATTGTGATTTCAAAAGTTCAGTCAAGGATGGCAATATTTATTTAGGGTATCATCAACCGCCAACTGACGTGATGCTGTCACTTAATCCTGAAAAAGGTAAAGCTATCATCAATAACGACGAGATTAAAAAAGGTAAAAATGGGACAGGTGCGCATCAAATAGAACTTTATACGACACGTGGCGATATTACTGTTGAATAGTTAAAATACAGGGACTTGGATATGACATGATCCGAGCCCTGTATTTTTTATATCGTGATGGGGATGGGGCGTAGAAATTTTATATCCTAACCCCAATATTAATGTGTAGCAAAGTGAATGTCAGTATCGATGTGACCTGTTAACGGTGTCGTGTCAATTGGCTGACCTTTAAGCCAGGCGCCGAAATCAAATTTGATGGGGGGGTGATTTTCACCTAAAGTAATCCAGGCATAAAGTTGACGTGGTTCATACATCGTTGTGTGAATCGTGCCACTCCAACTTTTAAACAACTTACTATAAAGTTCATATTGTGGGTCGTTAAAACGTTTGAAAATTTCGAATCGTGATAGTTCAGATGACTGGACTTGGGCATCCAGCCGCGCCAAACGTTCTACTGACTCTTTGGTATAGTTACGGTTTTCATGTGTCAGTAATTTAAAGTGATTCGTACAAGTTGTATCGTAACGGACATCAATGCCTCTCGGTGTCACTTCAACAATGGCATGTGCACCTGTCTTATCTTGCACGATATAGCTGAATGAGCTTCGATGGGGCAATGCTTTTAAAAATTGGATTGCTTCTTCGACATTGCGACAATATTCTAATACTAAACGTCCAATCATATAACACACAAAGCCATTCGCAGGTTTTTTCCGATGCATAAAATTATAAGCCATCACTAACCCATGCTCGTTCATTCCATCCATACGCCCAGTTGTTCGTGACATCGGACCAATTTGCGCATAGCCACCATCAGTCGGTTGGTACAGTTGATAACGTGCATCGTATGTGGCCGGATGGTAATCGTAATTGCGTACTAAGTAATTCTCTCCAACAAAAACCGAGCAGCCACTATCAGGCAATGTTGTAAAACGATAATGTGCAAAGTTTAAAATCGCTTGTCTTGTCGGGATGTTCAACACATCTTGAATCCCTTGAATTTCATCCCATATTTTAGGAGCAAACTGTTGGAAAATTTGATAGGTTTCTTCTACATCGATGTCAAAACGAGGGACGCGCTTTTTCCATTCTTTTGCTCTATTTTTCAACATGGCAGTTTGTTGTAGCCATTGAGCAGTAGCAACACCATAATCATAATGTGTACAACGAAAAGTTAAAACGTCTGATGACACTTGTTGCATGGGTATCCATCCTTTCTGACATCTGTATAACATAATTTGTTAATAGGTTGTAATATTTCCTTAATGGTAATTCATACACCATTTTAATATACTTATTTTATCATTATAACAATTGGAAAAGTATATTAAATCAATAGGGGGGAAGTATATGTGGGAATACTATTTTAAAGCTAAACGCTGGTTCTATAAAAATTTCACAAAATAACTGCTGTTTTGAAGTTTTTACGAATAAGTTTAACATGCATAGAAGATAACATGAGACGTATATGGAAGCGTGTCATATAGATTTGAATATAAATAACACACATGCAAAAACGAGAACGAAATGAAATCTTTTCGATATGAGTGGGTTACAGTGAAAAGTCAATAAGAATATTTAATTGAGGGAACTGAGGTATGCTGCGTATCTCGGTTCTTTTTGATGAATGAACGCGTATGTCACAACAAAAGTGGGGCAGAAGTCTCTCTTCAAAAAGATTGGCCCGTCCCACTTTAATTTGTTGAACGATAACAGAAAATGCTGTGTCTCGTCGTGTTTTCAGTCCAATTTACTACAATGAAATAAAGTGGAGAAGGAGATGTGATGCATGTGTAAGATTCAATTGCTAAACTGCATCATGAATGAATGGAGGTTTGATGTATGAGTGGCGCACGAACCTTATTCAACGAAATGCAGTTTGAATTGATGGCGTTATACTTTCAATGATGGCATTATGTCGAGTGGATTTCAGTGACATTTGTTGTGATGTAAATCGTTTTAATACGATGGTTGAGTGATTGCGTGTCTCCAAATGTTAATGCGACAAGTGTCTTCGTTGTTTTTGGATAATCTGGATTTTCTATGGAGTATACATAAAATATAATCATTTGATCGTCATTGATTTGTGCACGATGAATCATCTCAAAATTCCATTGTTGATCTTTCATTTTGGAAATTTGATTCATACGTTTTCGCAACATATCGATAACATTTGATTTTGTGAGTGACTGTGGTTCTCCGAGTTCATTCACATAATATGCAGCGACACGATCATCTACCATATCCTCAATTTTATCAATATCATTGTTTTTCCATGAACTTACTAATGATATATATGGCATTTTAAGAGCCCTCTTTCATTATTCTTTATATTGATAATGTAACATATTGACTCTAAAAATTGAATGAATTTCTGATTAATAAAGTCGATATTAGGGTATAAGTTTATTGATGTGCTGTTTTTATGATATGATAGTTGTAACATCAATAATTTTAGAGGTGAAGCGTTATGTGTAATTTCATTAAGGGAATATTTAAATTTTTATTTGTTTCAACACTAGTGATTACTGGCGTTGTAGGTGTTGGTTTAGCTGTGTTGACATATGTATTTAAAAAAGACTTTGAAGAAATCGAAAGCAAAACGAAAGAAATTATTGCTGATATCGAAGCGAACCAAGGATAAAAGTAACATTCGCTTTTTAAACGTTAAAAGAGTCTTTTGAAGCGAAACCATTTTTATGATTTTGAGAACAGAGAGCGAGGATATGAAGTCTATGATAGGATTAGATTTCAAACTCGCTTTTTTTACTGTCAAGATGAATGGAAATATGAAACGTTTCTCGTGTGTCTCATCATCAAAATTTGGTAAAATAGACGTAAGAAAATGGAGGGATGCATGCCATGGTAAAAGGTTATATTGGTTCTTATACGAAAAAGGACGGTAAAGGAATTTATCGCTTTGAATTAGATGAACAAGCAGGACGTATTGAAACGGTTGAAACAGGATACGAGTTGAATGCGTCAACATATCTTGTTCAACATGAAGATACATTAATCGGAATTACGAAAAATGATAAAAATGCTGGTTTAGCCACATTTAAAATAAATCAAGATGGCAGCCTTGAAAAAACAGGGGAATCATTGGCGTCATTTAAAGGTTCGGGTTGTTATGTCTCAGTATCACCAGATGGAAAGTATGTATTTGAAGCGGTTTATGGTGATGGGGTGGCCCGCATTTATGAACTTGATGCTGCAAACAACCGTATTACACGTTTAATTGAAGAAGTGTTTCACGAATACCCACATGGTCCTAACGTAGACCGACAAGAGCAGTCACATGTCCATTATTTAGATGTCACACCTGAGCACAAATACGTTGTGGCTGTTGATTTAGGTGCTGACTTACTCGTGACATATCATTATGGCGACCAAGGCTTAGAGGTAGCACACAGAACAGCATTGGAACCAGGTGACGGCCCTAGACATATTGCTTATCATAAAACTGGACGTTATGCTTACGTCGTTAATGAGTTGTCAAATACGGTTGTTGTGATGGCATATGAAGATGGTCGTTTTACAGAATTAGAGCGTCACTTAACGATTCCAGAAGATTTTCTGTTACCTACAAAGTTAGCTGCGGTCCGTTTATCACATGATCAACGTTTCTTATATGTGAGCAACCGTGGACACGACAGTATTGCGATCTTTAAATTATTAGAAGACGGTGCCAAACTTGGATTCGTCGATATTGTTTCAAGTGGTGGCGCATTCCCAAGAGATTTTAATATTACAGAAGATGATGCTTACCTTGTAGCGGCGCATCAAGAAGAAAATTCAGAAGTGGTCGTATTTAAACGTGATCTTGATACAGGTCGATTAACCAAAACAGACGATCAACAAACAGCTCCAGAAGGCGTTTGTGTGAAGTTTTTGGACGAAACACAGTTATAATAATATAGAAAAATAACGAAAAGGCCTAGGCATTTTTAAATAATTGCCCAAGCCTTTTTCTTTTGAGTTAAAGTTTGACATAATTGAACATGAAAAAATTTGATATCTTTATTTCTTAAGCAGTTTTTTCACATAGCCAAGTTTTCCTTTATACGGCGGAAATAATAAGCCAGTTTCTAACTTTGTCGTTTTGAAAATGTATGGCTTTTGGTGTGAAAATGTTTCGAATGAATATTTGCCGTGGTAACGACCGATACCTGAAGCGCCAACCCCGCCAAAAGGAAGTTTCGGATTGGCTAATTGTAAAATCGTATCATTAATAGCGCCACTGCCGAATGACAGTTCATTTAAAACGCGTGTTGTGGCATTTTCATCT
Above is a genomic segment from Staphylococcus delphini containing:
- the gntK gene encoding gluconokinase; the encoded protein is MEKYMIGVDIGTTSTKAVLFNTDGEVQQKALIEYALHTPRVDVSEQDPDIIVNAVTETIAEVVRKGDVPHEALQFISLSAQMHSLLLIDELQRPMTKSMTWADNRARFAAEDILNHHDGYGIYQRTGTPIHAMSPLSKLWWLKQDENELFEAATRYVDIKSYVLYQLTGEWVMDASIASATGLYHLQDKTWDEQVLALLDIPASKLPTLVSTTHQLHLKDDYIAEKLGLRRDLPIIVGASDGVLSNLGVNSFEPGDVAITIGTSGAIRTVVDHPVIDEKGRIFCYVLDDEHYVIGGPVNNGGVVLRWLRDELLASEIETAKRLGIETYDVMSRIAQNVQPGAQGLLFHPYLTGERAPLWTSDARGSFIGLTLSHQKEHMIRAVMEGVLFNLYTVFLALIEVIGTSPQSIKATGGFSKSHLWRQMMADIFNTNVEIPKSYESSCLGACVLGLKALGQIDNYDIVKSWVGATHQHQPEAAHVDVYQKLASIFIQISRDLSPSYQKLAQFQRDLENNKE
- a CDS encoding GntR family transcriptional regulator, coding for MEIPKQWLTYLSKGEAIAAALRLSIISGERTTQKLLTENQVANEFQVSRSPVRDAFKILAQERLIRLERMGAEIIPFTDKQRQELTDIRLMIESFAFTKVIQRSDWMEIVQSMQQALAMMQVNIQYKDAASFAENDLKFHELMVLACDHHYLTHLWQQIMPTMLCLNYMSMKKRMDENFDDFERVIQNHELFVTAIAQKDRKMMYEAFEANFNDLNNDIGAFWAQ
- the pmtD gene encoding phenol-soluble modulin export ABC transporter permease subunit PmtD, which codes for MNILQLFKFDIVSILKSPLTYLAILLGIAPLLITVIILVTNDNPINANTMFSVGKWFFSLIGLLFVIKTITRDTAQGTIQLFLNQTQSRIGYFVAKTLSIIFISIFTTAVVVVVTYLIQWSTDGKDLDNDQSWKLLVFYLILFFVYGLLLFLINLIVQKPALVYTLGILLLLLLPVVKPFIPLIPEIGDNIQDSLKYIPFSYLSDKTLSDGVTFTNWQWVINVGSIVVLWLANLGLIAKKDI
- a CDS encoding SE1626 family protein — protein: MKHLTKIFVIIALLIFVIGIVLQFLGEETSAIKLFIATILFMICAFISRHNDRKKQR
- a CDS encoding Trp-rich small protein — encoded protein: MSWTEFWMLLINGGILIIFRCWVESKWRRRDREKQQKDDSTHS
- a CDS encoding gluconate:H+ symporter codes for the protein MFQEIWPLLSVAIAIIVLLILIMKLQLNTFVALVITAMVTGILLGMPFDKIVATIETGMGGTLGHIALIFGLGAMLGKLLADGGGATQIADTLIAKLGKKYVQWAMVIASFIIGIALFFEVGLVLLIPLVFTIAKRMNVSQLKIGMPMVTALSVTHGFLPPHPGPVVIAKELGANIGEVLLYGFIVAIPVTIIAGPVFAKMAPRLTPTAFQREGDISSLGATKSFKDEELPSFGLSTFTALLPVLLMLFATLWQLISGHEGKAHNTLESIIYFIGSAGTAMLIAVVFAIFSMGIRRGIPTKQVMNTLTQAIYPIGMMLLIIGAGGAFKQVLIDGGVGGAIEKIFTDVNISPILLAWLVAAILRLALGSATVAAISTTGIVLPLLQTADVNLALVALAIGAGSIFCSHVNDAGFWMFKEYFGLTVKETFLTWSLIETIISVSGLVFVLFISLFV
- the pmtC gene encoding phenol-soluble modulin export ABC transporter ATP-binding protein PmtC, which produces MELKQITKQYGNNTVIDRVDFAFNDSKIVGLIGKNGVGKTTLMKIMNGNIINYQGSVQVANNDKIGYLIEHPKLYDNKSGLYNLKLFAQVLGTGFDEAYTNHIIKAFGMESYIKKKVKKYSMGMKQKLAIAVSLMNKPKFLILDEPTNGMDPDGSIDVLKTIEQLVQQLNMKILISSHKLEDIELICDRAVFLRDGHFVQDVNMAEGQSTDQTMIQVDPDDFEQALYYLTDHFKVVQSQKESGEIILNVQSDYRNFLKGLAQKGIFPQYIETRKVSLRDTYFNINQRGGQS